From Butyricimonas paravirosa, one genomic window encodes:
- a CDS encoding metal ABC transporter permease, translating to MFELLEYTFFQNALLCTILIGVSCGLIGTYIVAKRMVFISGGITHASFGGLGLAYFLGLSPLFGAAVFALAAAFCILYLSDNKRFKEDSLIGIFWSAGMAIGVLFIYLTPGYAPNLLSYLFGNILTVTGEQVILSLLLCLVIIVFFAKFYRPLFYIAFDKEYSRTHFVALNGLEIGITALIALCIVLCMKLAGIILVISYLTMPQAIAGMFHKNFTKQLVWATIISCAGSVIGLFTSAALKLPSGATIVLCFLLIFIVCYLWKRKK from the coding sequence GTGTTTGAATTATTAGAATATACTTTTTTCCAGAATGCATTGTTGTGTACAATTCTGATTGGCGTGAGTTGTGGATTGATAGGAACTTATATCGTGGCCAAACGGATGGTCTTTATCAGTGGGGGAATCACACATGCTTCTTTCGGGGGATTGGGATTAGCCTATTTCTTAGGGCTATCGCCTCTTTTCGGAGCGGCCGTGTTTGCTTTGGCCGCCGCTTTCTGTATTCTATATCTTTCGGATAACAAGCGATTTAAGGAAGATTCCTTGATTGGGATATTCTGGTCTGCGGGTATGGCCATCGGGGTGTTGTTTATTTATCTGACACCGGGGTATGCTCCTAATTTGTTATCTTACTTGTTTGGTAATATCCTCACGGTGACGGGGGAGCAGGTTATTCTCTCGCTTTTGTTGTGTTTGGTGATCATCGTGTTTTTTGCTAAATTTTATCGTCCTCTATTCTATATCGCTTTTGATAAAGAATACAGCCGGACACATTTCGTCGCATTGAATGGTCTGGAAATCGGAATTACGGCATTGATCGCTTTGTGTATCGTGTTGTGTATGAAACTAGCGGGAATCATTCTCGTGATTTCGTACCTCACCATGCCACAGGCTATTGCCGGGATGTTTCATAAGAATTTCACGAAACAGCTCGTGTGGGCAACGATTATCAGTTGTGCTGGTTCGGTTATCGGCTTATTTACTTCGGCAGCGCTGAAATTACCTTCGGGAGCAACTATCGTGCTTTGTTTCTTGTTGATATTTATTGTTTGCTATTTGTGGAAAAGGAAAAAATAA
- a CDS encoding GNAT family N-acetyltransferase: protein MTEDYELKDDVHRQQYEFRIGNYTPKIEYIKSINGEIYLTHTEVPRELEGKGIGSQLVEKTLQDIERQGLRLVPLCPFVAAYIKKHPEWRRIVMKGINIK from the coding sequence ATGACTGAGGATTATGAATTAAAAGATGACGTACATCGGCAACAATATGAATTCCGTATCGGGAACTATACCCCGAAAATCGAATATATAAAATCAATCAACGGAGAGATATATCTTACCCATACCGAAGTCCCGCGGGAACTGGAAGGGAAAGGGATAGGTAGCCAGTTGGTAGAAAAAACGTTACAAGACATTGAGCGGCAAGGTTTGCGGTTAGTTCCACTTTGTCCTTTCGTGGCAGCTTATATCAAGAAACACCCCGAATGGAGACGCATCGTGATGAAAGGTATTAATATAAAATAA
- a CDS encoding metal ABC transporter ATP-binding protein, translating into MNELLELKGITAGYEQAVVLRDVNLTIREHDFIGIIGPNGGGKTTLLKVILGLLKPFSGEIVYHVTKQSLFGYLPQNSRFDARFPISVKEVVLSGLMSEKGIFKGYTRADREKVDELLKTYGMGGFGNRPIGELSGGQMQRVFLCRAIISSPKILILDEPSTYVDANFENEFYSVLGELNKTMSIVMVSHDLGTICSYVKTIACVNGGLHYHESNLITPEQLKLYNCPIELISHGTVPHRVLLKHDRTIEN; encoded by the coding sequence ATGAATGAACTTCTGGAGTTAAAAGGGATTACAGCGGGATACGAGCAGGCGGTCGTGTTGCGGGATGTAAATCTTACCATTCGGGAACATGATTTTATCGGGATCATCGGACCGAACGGGGGTGGAAAAACAACTTTATTGAAGGTGATTTTGGGATTGTTAAAACCTTTCTCCGGTGAAATTGTTTATCATGTTACTAAACAATCTTTGTTTGGTTATTTGCCTCAGAACAGCCGTTTTGACGCAAGATTTCCGATTAGCGTGAAAGAGGTCGTTTTGTCCGGTTTGATGTCGGAGAAGGGAATTTTTAAGGGTTACACGAGGGCTGATCGGGAAAAGGTGGATGAGCTTTTAAAAACATACGGAATGGGAGGATTCGGGAATCGCCCGATAGGAGAGCTTTCCGGGGGACAGATGCAGCGGGTATTCTTGTGTCGAGCTATTATTTCTTCCCCGAAGATTCTTATTCTGGATGAGCCTTCTACTTACGTGGATGCGAATTTTGAGAATGAGTTCTATTCCGTGTTGGGCGAATTGAACAAAACGATGAGTATCGTGATGGTTTCTCACGATTTGGGAACAATCTGCTCTTACGTGAAGACGATAGCCTGCGTGAATGGCGGCTTGCATTACCATGAATCAAATCTGATCACGCCGGAACAATTGAAATTATATAATTGTCCGATTGAATTGATCTCTCACGGTACGGTGCCTCATCGGGTGTTGTTGAAACACGATCGTACAATTGAAAATTGA
- a CDS encoding (4Fe-4S)-binding protein, whose protein sequence is MDKKIEYTNGELTIIWQPGLCQHAGVCVKMLPKVYNPKERPWVKIENATTAELIEQINKCPSGALSYKMNK, encoded by the coding sequence ATGGATAAGAAAATTGAATATACAAACGGAGAGTTAACCATTATCTGGCAACCGGGTTTATGCCAACACGCCGGAGTGTGCGTGAAAATGTTACCCAAGGTATACAATCCCAAAGAAAGACCTTGGGTCAAAATCGAGAATGCCACGACGGCAGAATTAATCGAACAAATTAACAAATGTCCTTCTGGAGCATTAAGTTACAAAATGAATAAGTAG